In one window of Limnohabitans sp. MORI2 DNA:
- a CDS encoding histidine phosphatase family protein: MTDFLLIRHGETAWNRELRFQGQLDVPLNDMGFEQAQRLKTRMVQALGEWQAQGRVPTRLISSDLLRAQQTAQPVAEVLGHTCILNAGLREQCYGMFEGMRSSDIQAQYPEAWQRWLAFDADDAVQGAESTRVFHDRVIATLQDLAQQYAGEHVVVVTHGGVLDMVWRHAQALSLSGPRVCDIPNAGLNQVAWRDGGLHIKLWADAAHLADLPDQPVYSQKRLLEAREQLTPQTHTNGVA; encoded by the coding sequence ATGACTGACTTTTTGCTCATTCGCCACGGCGAGACCGCGTGGAACCGCGAGCTGAGGTTTCAAGGTCAGTTGGATGTGCCATTGAATGACATGGGTTTTGAACAAGCACAACGTTTGAAAACTCGCATGGTGCAAGCTTTGGGCGAATGGCAAGCGCAGGGCCGTGTACCCACCCGACTCATCAGCAGCGACTTACTTCGTGCCCAGCAAACGGCCCAACCTGTGGCCGAAGTGTTGGGCCACACCTGCATCTTGAATGCAGGTTTGCGTGAACAGTGCTACGGCATGTTTGAAGGCATGCGCAGCTCCGACATTCAAGCCCAATACCCTGAGGCTTGGCAGCGCTGGTTGGCCTTTGATGCAGACGATGCGGTTCAGGGTGCTGAGAGCACACGAGTCTTTCACGACCGTGTGATTGCCACGCTACAAGACCTTGCCCAGCAATACGCCGGTGAGCATGTGGTGGTGGTCACGCATGGCGGCGTGCTCGACATGGTCTGGCGTCATGCGCAGGCCTTGTCGCTCAGCGGCCCGCGTGTGTGTGACATTCCTAATGCTGGGCTCAACCAAGTGGCTTGGCGAGATGGTGGGCTGCACATAAAGCTCTGGGCCGATGCAGCGCACTTGGCCGATTTGCCTGATCAGCCTGTGTACAGCCAAAAGCGTTTGCTTGAGGCACGTGAGCAACTAACCCCACAAACACATACCAACGGTGTGGCCTAA
- a CDS encoding YfhL family 4Fe-4S dicluster ferredoxin, with translation MALMITDECINCDVCEPECPNEAIFLGPEIYEINPDKCTECVGHFDEPQCVQVCPVACIPVNPERVEGRDALLAKFRLLQQAAQ, from the coding sequence ATGGCCTTGATGATCACCGACGAATGCATCAACTGCGATGTGTGTGAGCCCGAGTGCCCGAACGAAGCTATCTTTCTGGGGCCCGAGATTTACGAAATCAACCCCGACAAATGCACCGAGTGCGTGGGCCATTTCGATGAGCCTCAATGTGTGCAGGTGTGTCCCGTGGCGTGTATTCCCGTCAACCCTGAACGGGTCGAGGGGCGCGATGCGTTGCTGGCGAAGTTTCGGTTGTTGCAGCAGGCCGCACAATGA
- the pth gene encoding aminoacyl-tRNA hydrolase, with protein sequence MIKLIVGLGNPGTEYEATRHNAGFWWVDTAARDLKVSLQPDRSYHGLVARTSVKGENVWLLEPQTFMNLSGKSVGALARFFKIQPQEILVVHDELDITPGEAKLKLGGSHAGHNGLRDIHAQLGTDQYWRLRIGIGHPGVKSEVANWVLKKPAPDQRTAIEDCITRTSLALPHLLAGDMVKATQMIHTAKPPRPKPPRPATLPGTEKAGAADAEKTQAKGDERT encoded by the coding sequence ATGATCAAGCTCATTGTTGGCCTGGGCAACCCTGGCACTGAATACGAAGCCACGCGGCACAACGCAGGTTTTTGGTGGGTGGATACCGCCGCGCGTGACCTCAAAGTCTCACTCCAGCCCGATCGTTCGTACCATGGCTTGGTGGCGCGTACATCTGTCAAAGGCGAAAACGTGTGGCTGCTCGAGCCTCAAACCTTCATGAACCTCTCAGGCAAGTCGGTGGGAGCTTTGGCACGTTTCTTCAAAATTCAGCCGCAAGAAATTTTGGTGGTGCACGACGAGTTGGACATCACGCCCGGCGAAGCCAAACTCAAACTCGGCGGCAGCCATGCGGGCCACAATGGCCTGCGCGATATTCATGCACAGCTCGGCACAGACCAATACTGGCGACTGCGCATTGGCATTGGCCACCCCGGTGTGAAATCAGAGGTTGCAAATTGGGTGCTGAAAAAACCAGCACCTGACCAACGCACCGCCATTGAGGACTGCATCACACGCACCAGCTTGGCCTTGCCGCATTTGCTTGCGGGCGACATGGTGAAAGCCACGCAAATGATTCACACCGCCAAGCCGCCCCGGCCCAAACCACCTCGGCCAGCGACGCTGCCTGGCACTGAGAAAGCGGGAGCTGCTGATGCTGAAAAAACACAAGCCAAAGGGGATGAGCGCACCTGA
- a CDS encoding 50S ribosomal protein L25/general stress protein Ctc, whose amino-acid sequence MKFVAFERAKQGTGASRRLRITGRTPGIVYGGATEPSLIEIDHNALWHALKKEAFHASVLQMELNGKTTEVLLRDVQYHPYKQLVLHIDFQRIDGNTKMKKKVPVHYSGEENSPAVKADHCLINHIATELEVSCMPKDLPEFIAVDLSGLTKGHSLHVNDITLPAGVTVVTHGKSNPVLVAVVATKEEAAPAAAEAADDKKKK is encoded by the coding sequence ATGAAATTTGTCGCTTTTGAGCGCGCTAAGCAGGGAACGGGTGCGAGCCGCCGTCTGCGTATCACTGGTCGTACACCTGGCATCGTCTACGGTGGCGCTACTGAACCTTCATTGATCGAAATCGATCACAACGCTTTGTGGCACGCTTTGAAGAAAGAAGCTTTCCACGCTTCTGTCTTGCAAATGGAATTGAACGGCAAAACAACCGAAGTGTTGTTGCGCGACGTGCAATACCACCCCTACAAGCAACTCGTTTTGCACATCGACTTCCAACGCATCGATGGCAACACCAAGATGAAGAAAAAAGTGCCTGTGCACTACTCTGGCGAAGAGAACTCTCCCGCTGTGAAAGCAGACCACTGCTTGATCAACCACATCGCCACTGAATTGGAAGTCTCTTGCATGCCCAAAGACTTGCCCGAATTCATCGCTGTGGACTTGAGCGGCTTGACCAAAGGTCACTCTTTGCACGTCAACGACATCACCTTGCCCGCAGGCGTGACTGTTGTGACACACGGCAAATCCAACCCCGTGTTGGTGGCTGTTGTTGCAACGAAAGAAGAAGCAGCACCTGCCGCTGCCGAAGCTGCTGACGATAAAAAGAAAAAATAA
- a CDS encoding ribose-phosphate pyrophosphokinase, translating into MSTHTPDFMVFTGNANPTLAAEIANHLGIEVGAAHVGRFSDGEVTVEINQNVRARDVFVVQSTCAPTNESLMELLIMVDALKRASAERISAVIPYYGYARQDRRPRSSRVPISAKLVADLLQTAGVARVLTMDLHADQIQGFFNVPVDNIYASPVLLGDLRTKNYDDLIVVSPDVGGVVRARALAKQLGCDLAIIDKRRPKANVSEVMNVIGDIEGRNCVIMDDMIDTAGTLVKAAEVLKTRGAKKVYAYCTHPIFSGPAIERIAKGDALDEVVVTNTIPLSEAGRACKKIRQLTVAPLIAETIQRIASGESVMSLFSDQDQLF; encoded by the coding sequence ATGTCGACCCACACCCCCGACTTCATGGTATTTACTGGCAACGCCAATCCCACTTTGGCTGCCGAAATTGCAAACCACCTCGGCATCGAAGTTGGCGCAGCTCATGTGGGTCGCTTCTCTGACGGTGAAGTCACCGTTGAAATCAACCAAAACGTGCGCGCCCGCGATGTGTTCGTGGTGCAAAGCACATGCGCTCCCACCAACGAAAGCTTGATGGAATTGCTGATCATGGTCGACGCTTTGAAGCGCGCCTCAGCAGAGCGCATCAGCGCGGTCATCCCCTACTACGGCTATGCCCGTCAAGACCGCCGCCCACGTTCAAGCCGTGTGCCAATTTCTGCCAAACTTGTGGCGGACTTGCTGCAAACAGCAGGCGTGGCCCGCGTGTTGACCATGGACTTGCACGCTGACCAAATCCAAGGCTTCTTCAACGTCCCTGTTGACAACATCTACGCCTCCCCTGTTTTGTTGGGCGATTTGCGCACCAAGAACTACGACGACTTGATCGTTGTGTCACCCGATGTGGGTGGCGTGGTGCGTGCTCGTGCATTGGCCAAGCAACTCGGTTGCGACTTGGCCATCATCGACAAGCGTCGCCCCAAAGCCAACGTGTCTGAAGTGATGAACGTCATTGGCGACATCGAAGGCCGCAACTGCGTGATCATGGACGACATGATCGACACCGCCGGCACTTTGGTCAAAGCCGCTGAAGTCTTGAAAACACGTGGCGCTAAGAAGGTGTACGCCTACTGCACACACCCCATCTTCTCTGGCCCTGCGATTGAACGCATTGCCAAAGGCGATGCCCTCGACGAAGTCGTGGTGACCAACACCATTCCTTTGAGCGAAGCTGGCCGCGCCTGCAAGAAAATTCGCCAACTCACTGTGGCTCCGTTGATCGCCGAAACGATCCAACGCATTGCCAGCGGTGAGTCGGTCATGAGTTTGTTCTCCGACCAAGACCAGCTGTTCTAA